The following proteins are encoded in a genomic region of Thermoflexus hugenholtzii JAD2:
- a CDS encoding cupin domain-containing protein, which translates to MHRARTDALPGFRAGDLILRPFTGERAMVVRVEAPAGAVVPPHAHPHEQITLVIQGRLRLRMAGEETELGPGEIVHIPSGVEHEVTFLEDALVFDVFQPPREDFLERLQMTALSE; encoded by the coding sequence ATGCATCGCGCCCGCACCGACGCGCTGCCCGGTTTTCGCGCCGGGGATCTGATCCTGCGGCCGTTCACAGGAGAGCGAGCCATGGTGGTGCGCGTGGAGGCGCCGGCTGGCGCGGTGGTCCCGCCCCATGCCCATCCCCACGAACAGATCACTCTCGTCATCCAGGGGCGTCTGCGGCTGCGGATGGCGGGGGAGGAGACGGAGCTCGGGCCAGGGGAGATCGTGCACATCCCCTCAGGGGTGGAGCACGAGGTCACGTTCCTGGAGGACGCTCTGGTCTTCGATGTGTTCCAGCCCCCTCGGGAAGATTTCCTCGAGCGCCTGCAGATGACGGCGCTAAGCGAATAG
- a CDS encoding enoyl-CoA hydratase/isomerase family protein, producing the protein MVGSWTSAYRRLILQETEPGILEVILHQPETLNALDAVAHRELTYVWREIDADPSVRVVLVRGAGQAFSAGGDFSLIEEIMTDPRACLRVWKEARDLVYNVINCEKPIVSAIEGPAVGAGLAVALLADISVAARGARLLDGHVRLGVAAGDHAVLVWPLLIGMAKAKYYLLLNEPLTGEEAERLGLVSLCVEDGKAYEVALEIARRLARGSASAIRWTKYALNNWFRLAGPLFDVSTALEFLGFRLPDAREGLQALREKRPPRWPLEDLSPE; encoded by the coding sequence ATGGTGGGATCCTGGACCTCCGCCTATCGGCGTCTGATCCTACAGGAGACCGAGCCGGGCATTTTGGAGGTCATCCTGCATCAACCGGAGACCCTCAACGCCCTGGACGCGGTGGCCCATCGGGAGCTGACGTATGTCTGGCGGGAGATCGACGCGGATCCCTCCGTGCGGGTGGTGCTGGTGCGAGGGGCGGGGCAGGCGTTCTCCGCCGGGGGCGATTTCTCCCTCATCGAGGAGATCATGACGGATCCCCGGGCGTGCCTTCGGGTCTGGAAGGAGGCGCGGGATCTGGTTTACAACGTGATCAACTGTGAGAAGCCCATCGTCTCCGCCATCGAAGGCCCGGCGGTGGGGGCAGGCCTGGCGGTGGCCCTGCTGGCGGACATCTCGGTGGCGGCCCGCGGGGCGCGCCTTCTGGACGGCCATGTGCGCCTGGGGGTGGCGGCGGGGGATCACGCCGTGCTGGTCTGGCCGTTGCTGATCGGCATGGCCAAGGCGAAATATTACCTGCTCCTCAACGAGCCTCTCACCGGAGAGGAAGCCGAGCGGCTGGGGCTGGTTTCGTTGTGCGTGGAAGATGGGAAGGCTTACGAGGTGGCCCTGGAGATCGCGCGGCGCCTGGCCCGGGGGAGCGCCTCTGCCATCCGCTGGACCAAATACGCCCTCAACAACTGGTTCCGGCTGGCAGGACCCCTCTTCGACGTCTCCACCGCCCTGGAGTTCCTGGGCTTCCGCCTCCCCGATGCCCGGGAGGGCCTTCAAGCCCTCCGGGAGAAACGACCACCCCGCTGGCCGCTGGAGGATCTCTCCCCAGAGTGA
- a CDS encoding superoxide dismutase yields the protein MAHTLPPLPYPYDALEPYIDAQTMEIHHTRHHQAYVNNLNAALEKYPELQDVPVETLLRHLPSVPEDIREAVRNNGGGHLNHSLFWTLMKPGGGGEPSGALAEAIAKAFGSFANFKELFTKAAMGRFGSGWAWLSMTAFGKLVVHSTPNQDNPVMEGLFPLLGLDVWEHAYYLKYQNRRADYVQAWWNVVNWDQVAANYAKALEAIRTGVRA from the coding sequence ATGGCGCATACCCTTCCCCCGTTGCCTTACCCGTATGACGCCCTCGAGCCTTACATCGACGCACAGACCATGGAGATCCACCACACCCGGCACCACCAGGCGTACGTCAATAACCTGAACGCCGCCCTGGAGAAATACCCGGAGCTCCAGGACGTGCCGGTGGAGACCCTCCTGCGCCACCTCCCCAGCGTCCCCGAGGACATCCGGGAGGCGGTGCGCAACAACGGCGGCGGCCATCTGAACCACAGCCTGTTCTGGACCTTGATGAAGCCGGGCGGGGGCGGGGAGCCAAGCGGCGCCCTGGCCGAGGCCATCGCCAAGGCCTTCGGGAGCTTCGCCAACTTCAAGGAGCTCTTCACCAAGGCGGCCATGGGCCGCTTCGGCAGCGGCTGGGCCTGGCTCAGCATGACCGCCTTCGGGAAGCTGGTGGTGCACTCCACCCCGAACCAGGACAACCCGGTGATGGAAGGCCTGTTCCCCCTGCTGGGCCTGGACGTCTGGGAGCACGCCTACTACCTGAAATACCAGAACCGGCGGGCGGATTACGTCCAGGCCTGGTGGAACGTGGTGAACTGGGATCAGGTGGCCGCCAACTACGCGAAGGCCCTCGAGGCCATCCGCACCGGCGTCCGCGCCTGA
- a CDS encoding MoaD/ThiS family protein, translating into MQVKVQVYAILRQYIPGAYQGPLILEVPEGTTVGQLIERLPIPRELARVVFVNGIRQEPDWVLREGDEVGIFPPIAGGAPEPGVKDAAAPTPILDRAKGLVLE; encoded by the coding sequence ATGCAAGTTAAGGTTCAGGTCTATGCGATCCTCCGCCAATATATCCCGGGCGCTTACCAAGGGCCGCTGATCCTGGAAGTCCCGGAGGGGACGACGGTCGGGCAGCTGATCGAGCGCTTGCCTATCCCCCGGGAGCTGGCCCGGGTGGTCTTCGTCAACGGGATCCGCCAGGAGCCGGATTGGGTGCTCCGGGAGGGAGACGAGGTGGGGATCTTCCCGCCGATCGCGGGGGGGGCACCCGAACCCGGCGTGAAGGATGCCGCGGCTCCCACCCCAATCCTCGACAGGGCGAAGGGTCTTGTTTTAGAATAA
- the tal gene encoding transaldolase: MAPLTELRARGQSVWLDEIRREWLEDGTLKELIRRGVTGLTSNPTIFERAITTSMAYDAAIRSHLTQDPEMETTALYEALAVEDIRMAADLLRPVYEATEGGDGYVSLEVSPHLAHDTEGTIAEARRLWRAVNRPNLMIKVPATPAGIPAIEALIAEGVNVNVTLIFSPTHYEAAAEAYWRGLRRRAERGGDPRSVASVASFFVSRIDTAVDRALEALGTPEALALRGRIAVAVAKQVYRRFRERFLPEAFPELAGRGARAQRVLWASTSTKNPAYSDVKYVEELIGPDTVNTMPMATLQAFEDHGRVSGDTALEGWEAAKADLATLARLGIDLEVILEQLQVEGVAAFARSYDALLAALEEKRAQLLSILK; encoded by the coding sequence ATGGCGCCTTTGACGGAGCTGCGCGCTCGTGGTCAGTCGGTCTGGCTGGATGAGATCCGCCGGGAGTGGCTGGAGGATGGAACCCTGAAGGAGCTGATCCGACGAGGGGTGACCGGCCTCACCAGCAACCCCACGATCTTCGAGCGGGCCATCACGACCAGCATGGCATATGATGCCGCCATCCGCTCCCATCTGACCCAGGACCCCGAGATGGAGACCACTGCTCTCTACGAGGCTCTGGCGGTCGAGGACATCCGCATGGCGGCGGATCTGCTGCGGCCGGTCTATGAGGCAACGGAGGGCGGTGACGGCTATGTGAGCCTGGAGGTCTCGCCCCACCTGGCCCACGACACGGAGGGGACCATCGCCGAGGCCCGGCGGCTGTGGCGGGCGGTCAATCGGCCCAACCTGATGATCAAGGTCCCCGCCACCCCGGCGGGGATCCCGGCCATCGAGGCCCTGATCGCCGAGGGGGTGAACGTCAACGTCACGCTCATCTTCTCTCCCACCCACTACGAGGCTGCAGCGGAAGCCTACTGGCGAGGCCTGCGGCGGCGAGCGGAGAGGGGCGGGGATCCCCGATCCGTGGCCTCCGTGGCCTCGTTCTTCGTCAGTCGCATCGACACCGCGGTCGACCGCGCCCTGGAGGCCCTGGGGACGCCGGAGGCCCTTGCACTGCGGGGACGGATCGCCGTGGCGGTGGCGAAGCAAGTCTACCGGCGCTTTCGGGAGCGTTTCCTTCCGGAGGCCTTTCCAGAGCTTGCCGGGCGGGGGGCGCGGGCGCAGCGGGTCCTGTGGGCCAGCACCAGCACCAAGAACCCGGCTTATTCCGACGTGAAATACGTGGAGGAGCTGATCGGACCGGATACGGTCAACACGATGCCTATGGCCACGCTTCAGGCCTTTGAGGATCACGGCCGGGTGAGCGGGGACACGGCCCTGGAGGGCTGGGAGGCGGCGAAGGCGGATCTGGCAACCCTCGCCCGGCTGGGGATCGACCTGGAGGTGATCCTGGAGCAACTCCAGGTCGAGGGAGTGGCGGCCTTCGCCCGCTCCTACGACGCCCTCCTCGCTGCCTTGGAGGAGAAGCGTGCGCAGTTGCTCTCCATCCTAAAATAG